The genomic stretch TGAAAACAGAGAATCATTACTTTAGCTGAAATGAACACCCTTATCTTCAGGACTAACGAATTGTCATTATTATCCTAATTAGTAACTATTCATATAATCACTACTCATCTAACATATTAAATTTCTTGAACTTTTTTCCTTATAGAATTCCAATAAACTCTtttccaatgtatcatttaaaaaaactaagtattgcaacaaattaaataacaaaaatatagacAAAATCAATACTGCTTTTCTGCTGGTTTCAAgtgtctttaaaaatggaaaagaagttcTTAATAGTACTCAGTAATAATACAGCCTcactttattataaatttatgcAAGAGTGCATTATATGGCATATTCATGCAATGAGAAAACATCTGTAAGCATTCTGCCCTTCAGGTACAACGACACATTTCAAAGACTCctcattaaataagtaaatatcaattttctcattatatacatttttagagTATGTTTCAACTCTACCTGGTATTTCAATcactttttattaaatatctccATGGGTCTTAATGTCAGCAAGACTGATGGCTCTTTCATGAAACTATTTCTCCAAATTTCTAATGGTCCCTATGTGTACTTGCTAGCCCTAAAGTACATTATTAAAAGTCTACCTACTCATTTTCATTTGCAAGAAAAATTTCATTCACAATAGTAAACATACCTTTTACATGATGAACCAAGGACACAATGTGTTGAATAAAAGACTCTGAAGTGCTTTTGCTGGCCTGTGGCAACTTAATGTGGTCAAAGATGGATCGGAATTCTTGTTCCTTCTTGACAGAATGGACAAGTGTACTAGCAAGTAGCCTGTCTTTAGTCAAGGAAGCAGGTCTGGAGCATATCGgtaacaaacacacacataaacaaaatatACCATTGGTTTGAATATGAAATGGGAGTATGTTCAGAAAGTAAGATAATTAACTAGGATATTAAGTAAACCACACAGATTATTTCCTGGGCATCAGTGTGGAATTACCTGTTAGAATCATCAAGAGGAACAGGTGCCATTTTGAGTTTGACTTCCGGACGATGCGAATCACTGGCTATCATTTTGATCCTAAGTGGGCTCTCCTCTCGGAAGGTAGACTTTTCTCGTGCATCCAGATTCTTGTGTAGAGGGGGACTGTAATCAAAGAGGTCTTTGAGCTTTTCAGACTTTACCTGCTCAGGTGATTGAGTTTCTTTCTTTACTGTTATTCTCTCAGAATTTTTGTCGTCTTCCTTGTGCTTATCTTTTGCAGTGCTAGGCCTTTCCACTACGTAGCCAGTCTctttaagtttataatttttttcttctctaaatccGTCACTTTCTCTATTGCCTTTCAGTGAAACTTTAGACTTGTACTTGGGTCCTTCCTCCTCAGTATTCCGGTGAGATGTAGTAGCAAAATTTTTACCCTGATCTGCAAGGACTGACTTTCTGAACTGTCTATAATCCTCTGTCTCCTCTGTGTCATCCCCTTCTGAATCGTTAAACTTTTGTTTTCCAGACTCTTTATCACTAAAGTAATCTAGTGCTTCCTGATCTtcccattctccctctgccctccctttctctgatcctttctccTTTGGAGCCTCTTTATCCCTGGTATTACCCCTATCAAGCAGGAATACTCTAGACTCTTCATCTGTGAACCTGTGAATAAGCAGAGAAGAGAATGGTAACTCTGGATTGCATTCACTGTGGATCACTTGTATACTTATATGTGCTGCCCAATACTGTAGAGccagtaataaagagaaaaaaaaaaaaaaactctactgaATAGTGTTTTCTTCAGattccacttttaaaaaacatcaaaagCAACCATACAGCACTTatgtactgaatttttaaatacatttacatacTAAATCCTTTCTCAAAAACTTTTTCTAGTCATAGGTCACAATTCTGCACTAACAAATCCAATTATCCAGAACTTCTATAACCTGCAACAGTTTAATTTTTAAGGCTAAAGAAAACCCATAAGCAACATATTTCTCTATCAGAATTCTACTTATAATTATACTCAAAAtttcagactattacatttatcTACCAAAAATAGTTCACAAATGactttaaattaatattatttaatactctgaatcacaaaatatttcatatatactcTGCTGCAGAAAATGATTTCTGGGAATACTGAATACTGTATCAGTTCAACAAGAAATTTAAATGTAGTTTGTACAGCACTACCCCATAAATATTTGCCTACCTGTTCTATTTTCTCAGAGTCAAACTACATTAGAACCCAATTTTCACTGAGTTTTTTGGCAACTCTAGCAATGCTTGAAATCAGAATTTAAACAAAGTATGTTTCAAATGTTACTAGAGTAAGAAATACCATTATCTTTTTATAGTCAAATTTCTTAATAATTGGCAGCTGCATGTATAATACCACACAAGTAAGAACATGCactataaatacattatttatgtaGGACACATTATAATGATGAAGGAAACAAGCTTTCAGTGCTAATACAAAATTTATCTCTGCAAGTTCTTACAACAAGTTTACCATCAGTTATGCTTTATGCTACTCAATTTCTTGTCTACAATAATTCTTGACTGagagtaaaattaaaaagaaaaatacaaattagctTCTATTAAAACACTTAATTTGCAAAGTTAACCACATACAGTGTAAACAACTTAGAATTATAAAGTCTTGAGTAACAGCTAATACACATCATAGTGCAATGTTAAGTCTTAAAAATCGAAAGAGAATTCAAAATTAAgagtattaatattattatctaaatattttagtGCTTACCTTTTTAAGAATTTTCCTGTCTTTGCAGATTCCTGATCTCCACCATCAGGATAAAATGAAGAACGTCCCCTAGCGTCATCTCTTGGAGCATTCTGTGGTGTGATTGTCTTTGCAGGGCTTCTTCGTGAAGGGATATGATGAATTGGACTATTCTGAGAAGGACTGTACCGACTAGATCCATTTCCAACAGAACCAGACCCAGACCTTTCAGGACTATGCTGAATGGAATGTGAATGCTGAGAGGGGGTGTTTTTTGCAGAGTGGACTGTACTGAGCATGGGGGCATCAGAGCAAGATGAACTCTGACTAGGTGGTGTAGCAATCGGTGAAGGACTATGAGGTGATCTGGGACTATTATCATAAGCTGAAAGGCCAGGCCAAATATCACCAGATGTGGCTGATGATTTGTTAAACTCATCAATAGATTCAGATGGGTCATGTTCAAATGTATCTTTCGGCTCCTCCTGTGATTTACTTTTCAAAGGACTCTCTTCTTGGGGCTCCCCTTCagcttttttggtttgtttttcctgaGACCCTCGTCTTTTAGAGACAGGAGATTTGCTATATGGGG from Canis aureus isolate CA01 chromosome 1, VMU_Caureus_v.1.0, whole genome shotgun sequence encodes the following:
- the BCLAF1 gene encoding bcl-2-associated transcription factor 1 isoform X2 yields the protein MGRSNSRSHSSRSKSRSQSSSRSRSRSHSRKKRYRSRSRTYSRSRSRDRIYSRDYRRDYRNNRGMRRPYGYRGRGRGYYQGGGGRYHRGGYRPVWNRRHSRSPRRGRSRSRSPKRRSVSSQRSRSRSRRSYRSSRSPRSSSSRSSSPYSKSPVSKRRGSQEKQTKKAEGEPQEESPLKSKSQEEPKDTFEHDPSESIDEFNKSSATSGDIWPGLSAYDNSPRSPHSPSPIATPPSQSSSCSDAPMLSTVHSAKNTPSQHSHSIQHSPERSGSGSVGNGSSRYSPSQNSPIHHIPSRRSPAKTITPQNAPRDDARGRSSFYPDGGDQESAKTGKFLKRFTDEESRVFLLDRGNTRDKEAPKEKGSEKGRAEGEWEDQEALDYFSDKESGKQKFNDSEGDDTEETEDYRQFRKSVLADQGKNFATTSHRNTEEEGPKYKSKVSLKGNRESDGFREEKNYKLKETGYVVERPSTAKDKHKEDDKNSERITVKKETQSPEQVKSEKLKDLFDYSPPLHKNLDAREKSTFREESPLRIKMIASDSHRPEVKLKMAPVPLDDSNRPASLTKDRLLASTLVHSVKKEQEFRSIFDHIKLPQASKSTSESFIQHIVSLVHHVKEQYFKSAAMTLNERFTSYQKATEEHSTRQKSPEIHRRIDISPSALRKHTRLAGEERVFKEENQKGDKKLRCDSADLRHDIDRRRKERSKERGDSKGSRESSGSRKQEKTPKDYKEYKSYKDDSKHKSREQDHSRSSSSSASPSSPSSREEKESKKEREEEFKTHHELKEYSGFGGVSRPRGTFFRIRGRGRARGVFAGTNTGPNNSNTTFQKRPKEEEWDPEYTPKSKKYFLHDDRDDGVDYWAKRGRGRGTFQRGRGRFNFKKSGSSPKWTHDKYQGDGIVEDEEETMENNEEKKDRRKEEKE
- the BCLAF1 gene encoding bcl-2-associated transcription factor 1 isoform X4, with the protein product MGRSNSRSHSSRSKSRSQSSSRSRSRSHSRKKRYRSRSRTYSRSRSRDRIYSRDYRRDYRNNRGMRRPYGYRGRGRGYYQGGGGRYHRGGYRPVWNRRHSRSPRRGRSRSRSPKRRSVSSQRSRSRSRRSYRSSRSPRSSSSRSSSPYSKSPVSKRRGSQEKQTKKAEGEPQEESPLKSKSQEEPKDTFEHDPSESIDEFNKSSATSGDIWPGLSAYDNSPRSPHSPSPIATPPSQSSSCSDAPMLSTVHSAKNTPSQHSHSIQHSPERSGSGSVGNGSSRYSPSQNSPIHHIPSRRSPAKTITPQNAPRDDARGRSSFYPDGGDQESAKTGKFLKRFTDEESRVFLLDRGNTRDKEAPKEKGSEKGRAEGEWEDQEALDYFSDKESGKQKFNDSEGDDTEETEDYRQFRKSVLADQGKNFATTSHRNTEEEGPKYKSKVSLKGNRESDGFREEKNYKLKETGYVVERPSTAKDKHKEDDKNSERITVKKETQSPEQVKSEKLKDLFDYSPPLHKNLDAREKSTFREESPLRIKMIASDSHRPEVKLKMAPVPLDDSNRPASLTKDRLLASTLVHSVKKEQEFRSIFDHIKLPQASKSTSESFIQHIVSLVHHVKEQYFKSAAMTLNERFTSYQKATEEHSTRQKSPEIHRRIDISPSALRKHTRLAGEERVFKEENQKGDKKLRCDSADLRHDIDRRRKERSKERGDSKGSRESSGSRKQEKTPKDYKEYKSYKDDSKHKSREQDHSRSSSSSASPSSPSSREEKESKKEREEEFKTHHELKEYSGFGGVSRPRGTFHDDRDDGVDYWAKRGRGRGTFQRGRGRFNFKKSGSSPKWTHDKYQGDGIVEDEEETMENNEEKKDRRKEEKE
- the BCLAF1 gene encoding bcl-2-associated transcription factor 1 isoform X3, which translates into the protein MGRSNSRSHSSRSKSRSQSSSRSRSRSHSRKKRYSSRSRSRTYSRSRSRDRIYSRDYRRDYRNNRGMRRPYGYRGRGRGYYQGGGGRYHRGGYRPVWNRRHSRSPRRGRSRSRSPKRRSVSSQRSRSRSRRSYRSSRSPRSSSSRSSSPYSKSPVSKRRGSQEKQTKKAEGEPQEESPLKSKSQEEPKDTFEHDPSESIDEFNKSSATSGDIWPGLSAYDNSPRSPHSPSPIATPPSQSSSCSDAPMLSTVHSAKNTPSQHSHSIQHSPERSGSGSVGNGSSRYSPSQNSPIHHIPSRRSPAKTITPQNAPRDDARGRSSFYPDGGDQESAKTGKFLKRFTDEESRVFLLDRGNTRDKEAPKEKGSEKGRAEGEWEDQEALDYFSDKESGKQKFNDSEGDDTEETEDYRQFRKSVLADQGKNFATTSHRNTEEEGPKYKSKVSLKGNRESDGFREEKNYKLKETGYVVERPSTAKDKHKEDDKNSERITVKKETQSPEQVKSEKLKDLFDYSPPLHKNLDAREKSTFREESPLRIKMIASDSHRPEVKLKMAPVPLDDSNRPASLTKDRLLASTLVHSVKKEQEFRSIFDHIKLPQASKSTSESFIQHIVSLVHHVKEQYFKSAAMTLNERFTSYQKATEEHSTRQKSPEIHRRIDISPSALRKHTRLAGEERVFKEENQKGDKKLRCDSADLRHDIDRRRKERSKERGDSKGSRESSGSRKQEKTPKDYKEYKSYKDDSKHKSREQDHSRSSSSSASPSSPSSREEKESKKEREEEFKTHHELKEYSGFGGVSRPRGTFHDDRDDGVDYWAKRGRGRGTFQRGRGRFNFKKSGSSPKWTHDKYQGDGIVEDEEETMENNEEKKDRRKEEKE
- the BCLAF1 gene encoding bcl-2-associated transcription factor 1 isoform X1, encoding MGRSNSRSHSSRSKSRSQSSSRSRSRSHSRKKRYSSRSRSRTYSRSRSRDRIYSRDYRRDYRNNRGMRRPYGYRGRGRGYYQGGGGRYHRGGYRPVWNRRHSRSPRRGRSRSRSPKRRSVSSQRSRSRSRRSYRSSRSPRSSSSRSSSPYSKSPVSKRRGSQEKQTKKAEGEPQEESPLKSKSQEEPKDTFEHDPSESIDEFNKSSATSGDIWPGLSAYDNSPRSPHSPSPIATPPSQSSSCSDAPMLSTVHSAKNTPSQHSHSIQHSPERSGSGSVGNGSSRYSPSQNSPIHHIPSRRSPAKTITPQNAPRDDARGRSSFYPDGGDQESAKTGKFLKRFTDEESRVFLLDRGNTRDKEAPKEKGSEKGRAEGEWEDQEALDYFSDKESGKQKFNDSEGDDTEETEDYRQFRKSVLADQGKNFATTSHRNTEEEGPKYKSKVSLKGNRESDGFREEKNYKLKETGYVVERPSTAKDKHKEDDKNSERITVKKETQSPEQVKSEKLKDLFDYSPPLHKNLDAREKSTFREESPLRIKMIASDSHRPEVKLKMAPVPLDDSNRPASLTKDRLLASTLVHSVKKEQEFRSIFDHIKLPQASKSTSESFIQHIVSLVHHVKEQYFKSAAMTLNERFTSYQKATEEHSTRQKSPEIHRRIDISPSALRKHTRLAGEERVFKEENQKGDKKLRCDSADLRHDIDRRRKERSKERGDSKGSRESSGSRKQEKTPKDYKEYKSYKDDSKHKSREQDHSRSSSSSASPSSPSSREEKESKKEREEEFKTHHELKEYSGFGGVSRPRGTFFRIRGRGRARGVFAGTNTGPNNSNTTFQKRPKEEEWDPEYTPKSKKYFLHDDRDDGVDYWAKRGRGRGTFQRGRGRFNFKKSGSSPKWTHDKYQGDGIVEDEEETMENNEEKKDRRKEEKE